CAATATCAATAAACCCGATGACAGGaacaattttatgaaatttggaaagaAGGATTGACATTTTTAAAGAAGGTCAAGGAATGGCTAAAACATGGTTGACAGTTTGAACTGTAGAAATAACTGAAATATCATCAGAATCAGAAGATTCTGCAATAATGAAAGCAGTTTGATCATCTTGTTCGGACTGTTCTGAGAAATTTGATTcaacatcttcattttcaGATAACAGTGAAGAATGTTTAAGATGCTGTATGAGACTAACAGCTTTGGCAGACTTATGAAGAATGTTTCAGATCTTGTAGATGAAACATCggttgtgctttttttttctgtactGAGAAACATCCTTTTTCCTGAAATATCGGAGAGGTTTCTTGGAGGATGATTTTCTATGGAAGTGTTTCTGAaaatgtcttttctttttggttggaCAAACACACTTCTTTTCATCGTTGCACTCTATCTTGAGATAGGGTTTTTTGCAAGCTTGAGAAAAGGATTTTTTGTCTTCCAtaagatatttgaaaaattctttttactCACAGATCTTGTCGAGACATAGCATTGCCATTTGGAAAATCTTTCCCAGAGAGATATCAGCTATGTCGAGATTAGTGACTGTGAGTTTTTTTTGGAGATCAAGTTGTAACTCGGAAGGAAGTGAGGCTATGAAGACATGTTTGAGAGATGGCTCATTGAACCCATtcaacttataaaaaatatacttatCATTTTGTAATGAGATTCTAAAAGGTGTCTTTTGAGCGAGCAGCACTTCATCTGGTGATACTCTTTTCTGTCTGCATCAGTGGAAGCAATTTTTTCACCAATGAATTGTTCATGAATGATATTAAGTGCTGTGCCAATTGGAGATTGCATGAATTGGAGCTGACGGTATTCTCCCAAGCTTTCTAACCAATCATATAAATAACCCGTTGATCGGGCCATAAATTCACGGAGAACAGCTTAAGGTTGAGCATTAGGTTTGGTTCCTTGGAGATCAATCCATGCGGCAAATTCTTGAAGCTGAGCAGGCCATTTATGACGAGGAATGTCATCAAAAGTGAACCAAGAGGCtgaagatggttttgttgagTGATCAGGAACTAGGGGAGGCATTGATGGCTCTGGTTCTGTTGGAGATGCTTTATTTTCAGCATCAGAAGAGCTGTCTTCAACAATAGGTGTGGCAGTTGAAGTACTTGGATCTTTAGTTTTGGTGGCCATTAATATGCTTGTAATGTCAGCATATTCAGATTCAGAGTCAGTGGAGGTACCGACTGAGTTTATGGATGAGGAAGATGAAGACGGGTTGGACTTTGATGGGTTTGACTCATAGACTGGTTCTAGCTCAGAGGAGTCAGAAGATGTGTTTTGGACAGTATGATAATGATACTGATCCATTgggcctttttcttttttggtagGCTCAGGAGTGGCTTTTGGTGAATCTTCTGGTGGTACCAGAGGAatagatgaagatgaagtggCTTTTGACTTTGGTTCTGAGATCTTGActttggatttttattttttaggtgaAGATGGCTTTGGTTGAGGAGTTGGTTGAAGGTGTGAGAATCCAAAGAACTAATTGTAAACAGGTTGTTGAGGTCTGGATGGTGTGTAGATAGGTGAATAAGTTTCAAAGATCAGAGAAGGTACCGGTGGGGTTTGTGTTTGAGTAAAAAGGGAAAGTCAAGTCttttcagcatcaattctTGTCAATTCAGCTTTGAGCTTTCTGATctctgcttcttttttattaaattttagacCCCATATGTGGTTGTTGATCATTCGTTTGAGATCGGTATCTAGCTCAGAGATACGATCTTGTAGATGGATGACATCTGATCAAGACGATTGTTGATTGAATCAACTTTAATTTCAGTCTGAGAGACTTGACTAGCAACGTGCTCAATTTTCTTACCGAGTtgttgaagagtttgattctgagcattggcatttttggtttgCCAATTTAAAACAGCTTCATACTGTTTTGGCTCTTCAGGTTGCCCAGAGGCTGTAACTGGGGATTGGACAAAAGGTTTTGAGACAACCCAGGTTTGTGTGTTTGTCTGTTTTTCAAGTTGAGGGAATGATTCCTCATAAGATTGACTTGAAAACATAAGGCATGATCTTATGGTATGGACATGAGGTTTGGGATCTGGTGAAGGTTGTGGAAGAAAGGATTTGCAAGATGTTTTTGGATGAgagaattttttcttcttatttttctttctcctcatAACTTCCAATTCGTCATCAACATCCGTATCATCCAAGCAAGGACAATCCAGGTTGCACATATGGGCTTCAGGAACATCCCATAAGAACtgaccattgattttatctAGATATCCTTCTGATGAGAAATCATAAATgggaagtttcttttcttgaccaGTTTGCACTGCTGTAATCATAGCAGTGTAGGAAAGCTGTGAAGTGTCTGAAACAGGCTTGGTTTCAGGTGTTTGAAAAGATAGTTTGACTTGACCATTTTGTCGTCTTTCAAACGTGGCTTCTGTTGTTTGAACTGGTTCATAATTTTGGTGGAAATGCTCGTAGTTGGTTaaccattcaagaggcataagtttgaacaatttttgtttctgtatttgtttgggaatttggatgatggttggaattgtgtctGTGTCTGCAAGGATCATTAATGCATCAGATGTAGTGTGAGGTGTATGAAGATCTAGTGCATGATTCTGTAATCGATACACTATTTGGTGATGGAGGGTTGCAatctttgatgtgggtgtTTGTTTTGCTCTttagagctggatttggactTTAAGGGTTGTTGGAAGATTGGGATCCTCAAGAGAGAGTTTGAAATTTGGGTAAAAGGTTAATAAGACACTGCCAGCATGAAGTGTGGTTAGGACGGTTCCTACAACAGCATGTTGGTACTGTTTGAACCTGGTGTCTAGGAGAGCAATTCTGGCTGTAACAAGTAAACATTTTCTACCATGGAGGGTTAGAATCAATCTAACACCACCAAGATGGAGATGTGTATACCCCTCTCGTTTCCAGTTTGTTACGAGATCTGGGGGTATTTCTAAAGTGACGTACTGCTCACTTTGAAAGGCTTGTAAAGCACATTGATCCAGTCTAGAAGActaaatatattcttttaggAGTAGTCTTTTGGTGGAGATCAAGCTTTGGATACTTCTGgtgaaagaagttttttgtttgtagAGATTGTAAGGACTCATGATGGGAAACTGAGATTCATTGATTTAGGCAGACTCAAGG
This window of the Citrus sinensis cultivar Valencia sweet orange chromosome 8, DVS_A1.0, whole genome shotgun sequence genome carries:
- the LOC127899346 gene encoding uncharacterized protein LOC127899346, with protein sequence MDQYHYHTVQNTSSDSSELEPVYESNPSKSNPSSSSSSINSVGTSTDSESEYADITSILMATKTKDPSTSTATPIVEDSSSDAENKASPTEPEPSMPPLVPDHSTKPSSASWFTFDDIPRHKWPAQLQEFAAWIDLQGTKPNAQP